The following is a genomic window from Amycolatopsis acidiphila.
TCGACGCGGGCCGGGGACGGAGCCTGCGGGTCAGACCGGCGTCGGCACGCCGGTTCGCCTCTGCGTCCAGCCAGTCGAAAACCTGCTCGGGCGGCACCGCCGCGGACTTCTGGGCTGCATCCACCCCAGCAGTCTCTCAGGCCGTACCCGGACAGCAGTGGAGGCCACCGTCACAACGGACGATGGCCTCCATGATCTGCGGAATCAGTCGCGCGTGCGGCGCGAGGGACCGCGGCCGTCCCGCCGCGGCGGACGGGCACCGCCCTCGCGGAAGCCACCCTGACGGTGACCGCCGAAGCCGCGGGCGCGGCCACCCTGGCGGTCGCCGCCCCGGCGGGGCTGCGGCTCACGACGACGCTCGACCACCGGCACGCCGCTGGGCTCGCGGGCACCGGTGATCCGGGCCAGCTCGCCGTCGCCGGGCCGCACGACGGTGGACTCCGCGCGCACGCCGGCGCGCTCGGTCATCCGCCGGACGGTCCGCCGCTGGTCGTGCGTGACGAGCGTGACCACCGTGCCGGACGCGCCCGCGCGAGCGGTGCGGCCCGCCCGGTGCAGGTAGTCCTTGTGGTCGGCGGCCGGGTCGACGTGCAGCACCAGGCTGACGTCGTCCACGTGGATGCCGCGGGCCGCGACGTCGGTGGCGACCAGCACCGGGGTGTGGCCGTCCTTGAAGTCGGCCAGCACGCGGTTGCGCTGGCTCTGGGTCTTGCCGCCGTGCAGCGCACCCGCCCCGACGCCCCTCGCACGCAGCCGCTCGGCGAGCCGGTCGACGTGGTGCTTGGTGCGCACGAACATGATCGTGCGGCCCTCGCGGGCGCCGATCTCGGTGATGATCGCCTGCTTGTCCTGGTGCGAGACCTGCAACACGTAGTGGTCCATCGTGTCGACGCTCGCGGTGGCCGGCGCGACCGAGTGCTCGACCGGGTCGGTCAGGTAACGGTCGACCAGCTTCTTGACGTCACCGTCGAGCGTCGCGGAGAACAGCAGGCGCTGTCCGCCGGGCGGGGTCAGGTCGAGGATCTCCCGCACCTGCGGCAGGAAGCCCATGTCGGCCATCTGGTCGGCCTCGTCGAGGGCGACGAAGTTCACATCGGAGAGCACGCAGGTGCCCTGCCGGACGTGGTCGGACAGCCGGCCGGGGGTGGCGATGAGCAGGTCGACGCCGCGGTTGAGCGCGTCGGCCTGACGGCTGAAGGCCATCCCGCCGACGACGGTGCGGCACCACAGGTTCATCGACCGGGCCAGCGGGGTGAGCGCGTCGGCGACCTGCATCGCCAGCTCGCGGGTGGGGACCAGCACGAGGGCACGCGGTCGCTTGGAGCGGGCCTTGCCGCCGCCGAGCCTGCCCAGCAGTGCCAGCCCGAAGGCCAGCGTCTTGCCGGAGCCGGTCTGCGCGCGGCCCAGCACGTCACGCCCGGCGAGCGCGTCGGGCAGGGTGGCCGACTGGATCGGGAACGGGGAGGTCATCCCCTGGTCGCGCAGCACCGTCAACAGGGGCTGCGGGAGGTTGAAGTCTTCGAACGAGGTCACCGAAGTGGACTCGAAGGTGATGCTCACTAACTGCCTCTCGGACGTGGCACGTCGCAAGGAGGCCCAACTCCCCTGCTTCGAGCAGGGCGCAGTGTTGTCCTGGGCGTTCACAGGGACGGACCCGGCGCATTCGGTGCGCCGTTGGTGGGTGGATACCGCGAGCCGCGTAAGCTGACTTGGCCACGAAGAACAACACTTGTCCACGCCGCCGGTTGCGGTCTGTGACCAGTCTACCCGAAGCGCGGTTCTCACCGCAGACCGGCCTGTTCGTACAACTTCGCCACGAGCTCGGGGACGTTGATCTCGAGGCCACGGACGACGAACCAGCGGGCCGGGTTCGCCGCGTCGCGCGCAAGGTAGTCCGGGCCGCCGGGGTTGGCGAACACGTCGACCACCTGCGGCAGGTCGATGAGCATCAGCCGGTCGTCGTGGACGAGCACGTTGTAGGCCGACAGGTCACCGTGGGCAAGTCCTTCCGCAGCAAGCTGTGTGAGCGCCCGTTCCGCCTGGAACCACAGGTACTCCAGCTCGTCCCGGCCTGGCCGCAGCTGTTCCAGGCGCGGCGCGGCGTTGCCGTCCGCGTCGCCGAGGAACTCCAGGAGCAGCTCCGTTCCGTTGCGCTGCACCGGGTACGGCACCGGCAGGCCCACTGTCCACAAACGACCCAGTGCGGTGAACTCGGCCACCGCCCACTGCTCGGCGATGAGGTTGCGGCCGAAGGACGTGCGACTCGCCATCGCCCTGGTTTCGCGGGACCGCCGCATCCGGCGGCCCTCGAGGTAGCCGGAGTCACGGTGGAACTGGCGGTGGTCGCTGGAGCGGTAACGCTTCGCGGCGAGAAGGCATTCCCGTGAGCCGTCGGGAAGGCCTCGCCGCAGCAGGTGCACGTCGGCTTCCTTGCCGGTCTTGAGCACGCCGAGCTCGGTGTCGACGGCGGCGAGCTCGGTCACCACCCAGTCCGGATACGGTGTCGGGCCGCGTTCGCCGGTGTCCCAGGTGGAGTAGCGGTCACCACCGCCGGGGAGCACGGGGTCGCTGTAGGCGTCTTCGCGCTGCTTGGCGAGCCAGGCACGTTCGGCCTCGGTGATGCGGCCCGTGCGGGCGTAGGTGGTGTCCTCGTCGAACCGGCGACGGCGACGGTGTGATTGGTCACGCACTGGTGGGTTCTCCTCGAAAGGTGCCCCACCGGGCGCACGTCAGCGACGGGGGGCGAACGGATGGGGAAGGGCGCGGGACAGCACAGGAGCAGTCATGGGTGCGGCGCCTCCCTTCTTCCGTCGAGGCCTCGATGATGCGGGGCGGGCGGCTGCGGCCGCAACCGATTTACGGGCAGACTGACGATCATGCGGACAGTCGTCATCGGATCGGGAATCGCGGGCGCGAGCACGGCCTACCAGCTGGCGCGCCGGGGCGCGGAGGTCGTCGTGGTGGACGCCGGCCGCACCGGGGTCGCGACGGCGGCCGGGGCGGGCATCGTGTGCCCG
Proteins encoded in this region:
- a CDS encoding DEAD/DEAH box helicase, coding for MSITFESTSVTSFEDFNLPQPLLTVLRDQGMTSPFPIQSATLPDALAGRDVLGRAQTGSGKTLAFGLALLGRLGGGKARSKRPRALVLVPTRELAMQVADALTPLARSMNLWCRTVVGGMAFSRQADALNRGVDLLIATPGRLSDHVRQGTCVLSDVNFVALDEADQMADMGFLPQVREILDLTPPGGQRLLFSATLDGDVKKLVDRYLTDPVEHSVAPATASVDTMDHYVLQVSHQDKQAIITEIGAREGRTIMFVRTKHHVDRLAERLRARGVGAGALHGGKTQSQRNRVLADFKDGHTPVLVATDVAARGIHVDDVSLVLHVDPAADHKDYLHRAGRTARAGASGTVVTLVTHDQRRTVRRMTERAGVRAESTVVRPGDGELARITGAREPSGVPVVERRREPQPRRGGDRQGGRARGFGGHRQGGFREGGARPPRRDGRGPSRRTRD
- a CDS encoding serine protein kinase RIO translates to MRDQSHRRRRRFDEDTTYARTGRITEAERAWLAKQREDAYSDPVLPGGGDRYSTWDTGERGPTPYPDWVVTELAAVDTELGVLKTGKEADVHLLRRGLPDGSRECLLAAKRYRSSDHRQFHRDSGYLEGRRMRRSRETRAMASRTSFGRNLIAEQWAVAEFTALGRLWTVGLPVPYPVQRNGTELLLEFLGDADGNAAPRLEQLRPGRDELEYLWFQAERALTQLAAEGLAHGDLSAYNVLVHDDRLMLIDLPQVVDVFANPGGPDYLARDAANPARWFVVRGLEINVPELVAKLYEQAGLR